A stretch of the Sulfurospirillum sp. UCH001 genome encodes the following:
- a CDS encoding 3-methyladenine DNA glycosylase, whose translation MKNSFELLVALKNSGYLKTTRDPLWWPRSGTFWVIIGAILTQQAKWENVEKSMENLECAGIDSLEMLSALPIEQLSEYIRPSGFYNTKAKNLHLLTHAILKEFDSFEVFCTRVDREWLLAQKGIGAESADSILCYACKQEAMVVDAYTARLLASFGYSFESYAELQEWVEEGLLSNLSKIHVLYGKEMSLNELYARFHGKIVEFCKENSRGKTVFVESLGI comes from the coding sequence ATGAAAAATAGCTTTGAGCTTTTGGTCGCTCTTAAAAACAGTGGTTATTTAAAAACGACCAGAGATCCATTATGGTGGCCTCGTTCTGGAACATTTTGGGTGATTATAGGTGCTATTTTAACTCAGCAAGCCAAATGGGAAAATGTTGAAAAAAGCATGGAAAATTTAGAGTGTGCTGGCATTGATAGTTTAGAGATGTTATCAGCACTCCCTATAGAACAACTTTCAGAGTATATCCGACCCTCAGGCTTTTACAATACCAAAGCTAAAAATCTTCATTTATTAACCCATGCCATACTCAAAGAGTTTGACTCCTTTGAGGTGTTTTGCACTAGAGTGGATAGAGAATGGTTGTTGGCACAAAAAGGGATTGGTGCAGAGAGTGCAGATTCTATACTTTGTTATGCATGTAAACAAGAAGCAATGGTTGTTGATGCTTATACTGCAAGACTCCTCGCTTCATTTGGCTATAGCTTTGAATCGTATGCAGAACTTCAAGAGTGGGTTGAAGAAGGCTTGCTAAGCAATCTCTCCAAAATCCATGTGCTTTATGGCAAAGAAATGTCTCTAAATGAGTTATATGCTAGGTTTCATGGAAAAATTGTGGAGTTTTGTAAAGAAAACAGTAGAGGAAAAACAGTTTTTGTAGAGAGTTTGGGCATTTAA